A window of Conger conger chromosome 13, fConCon1.1, whole genome shotgun sequence contains these coding sequences:
- the exoc3l2b gene encoding tumor necrosis factor alpha-induced protein 2 has protein sequence MPILKNLPGRLKGAKVNGELILHKMSLNHNPFDEAGGDQDAWSKGNESSLLEGSVPRDRNPFEDEEDENEANEGRRGGSGKGGSIKGTLERIRGVSPLKTLGKLGKGLRMSGRSKGEGTPSPKGSLGKPSPQEKKKKGRRSSEGSLLRIAGRCKESLRKESLPNGDLGSEGDDCSRRLSFMKMVRGGKLKRESMVDRASSQGPEEEMVEEVPEVKPREPLSVLEILKLVTKRDLFLADTHIMELEQECEAAAVPIGVSSPGVLLAEELASPGSKDGGRRKAKDVELLYEALQKEMWDVVRESLRCPTAGPNLTLVVQVLQQEEQADQDWAQREAPPGPLPAPVGPRPRRLKQLWKEAVAEAADASLPQQMEAQAGQLAAYLERLRSRVVEDLGAACRNAVPIYPEEYGAFQVYLQSYHQAVIRRLHTMTSTALPVSDTYSLLDWIYNIYSRDVLNVVSKSTPINRSQLGPLLPSETMDRLELDCLNSVRDKVTNELSQVLDEEEKRWSEMLRGEEYQSSLARTAIQRLQVDLERSASVNRDLGSRVAQCSLNGLADFLYSFKKKVEIFHETQIEFGERADGYISTTIAQVNCCPPFRSFVQRCSQGASEVSEDSARRANASLDRIVHQGVKVLSDKLFENIRPFFDKLVKRKWLNNTDAFDAIIAIIKEHFKKFHRMDCPPYQTLVSEVHRRVLIEYLRAIMRGRVICTSLKMRKRMASRLRDESKQLKVLFKDLESTSSWLDSAVPHLSEIILLEDTPSIQMEVGVLVREFPDIRKKHISAILNIRGMTRQTERQEILNIVKDIENSDSLTQLSRDRALFSEVPVTSEIHCLNLGLSRIALTATSCISGLRPRRKRTLEREASDDML, from the exons ATGCCCATTCTTAAGAACCTCCCAGGCAGGCTGAAAGGGGCCAAGGTGAACGGAGAGCTGATCCTGCACAAGATGAGCCTGAACCACAACCCCTTCGATGAGGCCGGCGGGGACCAGGACGCCTGGAGCAAGGGCAACGAGAGCTCCCTCCTGGAGGGCAGCGTGCCCCGCGACCGCAACCCTTTcgaggacgaggaggacgagaaCGAGGCCAACGAGGGCCGGCGGGGCGGGTCTGGGAAGGGGGGCTCCATCAAGGGCACGCTGGAGCGCATCCGGGGGGTCTCCCCGCTCAAGACCCTGGGGAAGCTGGGCAAGGGGCTGCGCATGTCAGGGCGCAGCAAGGGCGAGGGGACCCCGTCCCCCAAGGGCTCTCTAGGGAAGCCCTCTCctcaggagaagaagaagaaagggagaCGGAGCTCCGAGGGCAGCCTGCTCAG gataGCGGGTAGGTGCAAAGAGAGCTTGCGGAAGGAGAGCCTACCCAACGGGGACTTGGGCTCGGAGGGCGACGACTGCAGCCGCCGCCTGTCCTTCATGAAGATGGTGAGGGGGGGCAAGCTGAAGAGGGAGTCCATGGTGGACCGCGCCTCCTCCCAGGGCCCTGAGGAGGAGATGGTGGAGGAGGTGCCAGAGGTCAAGCCCAGGGAGCCACTCTCCG TGCTGGAGATCCTGAAGCTGGTGACCAAGCGGGACCTGTTCCTGGCGGACACGCACATCatggagctggagcaggagtgtgaggCGGCTGCAGTCCCCATCGGGGTGAGCTCGCCGGGTGTGCTGCTGGCCGAGGAGCTGGCCAGCCCTGGCAGCAAGGACGGGGGCCGGCGCAAGGCCAAGGACGTGGAGCTGCTGTACGAGGCCCTGCAGAAGGAGATGTGGGATGTGGTGCGCGAGTCGCTGCGCTGCCCCACGGCCGGGCCCAACCTCACCCTGGTGGTGCAGGTCctgcagcaggaggagcaggcggACCAGGACTGGGCCCAGAGGGAGGCTCCGCCCGGGCCCCTGCCTGCCCCGGTCGGCCCCAGGCCCCGGCGGCTCAAGCAGCTCTGGAAGGAGGCGGTGGCGGAGGCGGCGGATGCCAGCCTGCCCCAGCAGATGGAGGCACAGGCGGGGCAGCTGGCTGCCTACCTGGAGAGGCTGCGCAGCCGCGTGGTggaggacctgggggccgcctGCCGAAACGCCGTCCCCATCTACCCCGAGGAGTACGGAGCCTTCCAGGTGTACCTGCAGAGCTACCACCAGGCCGTGATCCGCCGGCTGCACACCATGACCAGCACCGCCCTGCCCGTCTCCGACACATACTCCCTGCTGGACTGGATCTACAACATCTACAGCAG GGACGTTCTTAATGTTGTCAGCAAGTCCACGCCCATCAACCGTTCCCAGCTGGGGCCCCTGTTGCCTTCGGAGACCATGGACAGGCTGGAGCTGGACTGCCTCAATTCTGTTAGG GACAAAGTGACCAATGAGCTGTCTCAGGTGCTTGACGAGGAGGAGAAACGTTGGAGTGAGATGCTGCGGGGAGAGGAGTATCAGTCATCCCTGGCTCGCACCGCCATTCAG AGACTACAGGTGGATCTCGAGAGATCAGCTTCTGTAAATCGAGACCTTGGCTCCCGTGTGGCACAGTGCAGTTTGAATGGACTAGCTGATTTCCTGTACAG CTTCAAAAAAAAGGTCGAGATTTTCCATGAGACACAGATTGAGTTTGGTGAACGGGCTGATGGTTACATCTCCACGACCATCGCCCAGGTTAACTGCTGTCCTCCTTTCAG gAGTTTTGTCCAGCGCTGTAGTCAGGGAGCGTCGGAGGTCAGTGAGGACTCAGCGCGGAGAGCGAATGCCTCCCTGGACAGGATTGTGCACCAGGGGGTGAAGGTGCTGAGTGACAAACTCTTCGAAAACATCAGG CCCTTTTTTGACAAACTGGTGAAGAGGAAGTGGCTAAACAACACAGATGCCTTCGATGCAATCATAGCCATTATAAAGGAGCACTTCAAGAAGTTCCACAGAATGGACTGTCCACCCTACCAG ACGCTGGTGAGTGAGGTGCACAGGCGGGTACTCATTGAATACCTGCGTGCCATCATGAGGGGGCGTGTCATCTGCACGTCGctgaagatgaggaagaggatggcCAGCCGACTGCGCGACGAGAGCAAGCAGCTCAAAGTCCTCTTCAAAGACCTG GAATCAACGTCCTCGTGGCTCGACAGTGCCGTCCCGCACCTGTCGGAGATCATCCTCTTGGAGGACACGCCTTCCATCCAGATGGAAGTGGGAGTCCTGGTGCGAGAGTTCCCAGACATACG AAAGAAGCACATATCAGCCATCCTCAACATACGCGGGATGACGCGGCAGACGGAGAGGCAGGAGATCCTGAACATCGTCAAGGACATTGAGAACAGTGACAGCCTCACACAGCTCTCCCGCGACAGGGCCCTCTTCTCCGAGGTCCCGGTGACCTCAGAGATCCACTGCCTCAACCTGGGCCTCAGCCGGATCGCCCTCACCGCCACCTCCTGCATCTCCGGCCTGAGGCCACGCCGCAAGAGGACCCTAGAGAGAGAGGCGTCTGACGACATGCTCTGA